The DNA sequence AACAGGTTTGAAGGATGTTGAAATTCCAAAGGATTTGAAGTGGTTCTTCACGCGTTCCGAGATTCCCGAAATATATGGTATAGTTACGCGGGCTCTGTTGGTTTGACCACTCGCGCCTCCGGTCTTTGGCTCTTTACTCTTGGTGGCTTTGAGAAAGGCCCAGTCCGGATAACCACAGTTATTAAGGGCTGTTTTGATGTGGTCCTTTTCCTCGGGAACTTGTTCAGAGTCACTTATGATGGTATCAGCTCTATATTGGAGAGTTCGAATTACTCCTAACTTGTGTACGCGTGGATGGTGGGAACCAAACTGAAGATAATGGTCAGTATGTGTGGGTTTCCTATACACCTTAGATGTCAGGGTACCATCGCTTTGAACAGATATCAAGCAGTCGAGAAATGCAAGGGTATTGTCTTTGCACAGTTCTTGGGTGAATTTTATGTTGTCATCCACGCTATTGATGTGTTCGAAGAACCCGTCGAGCTCGCTACGGTTGAGTATAACGAAAGTGTCGTCGACAAAACGCAACCAAACCCTCGGTTTTGTACCCGGGTACGACTTCAAGGCCTGTTGTTCGAAGCTTTCCATACACAAATTCACCACTATTGGTGAAACGGGGGAGCCCATAGCACAGCCATGTTGTTGTTTGAAGTATTTCCCCTTGTATGAGAAGTAGGTTGTGTTCAAACAAATTTCAACCAGTTCGACGATTTGTTCAACCTTCAAGTTTGTTCTTTCACTTAGTGTATTATCACTCTCCAGACACTCTTTCACAACTTTGAGGGCAAAGTCAGGTGGTATGCATGTGAAAAGAGCAGTTACATCGTAGGATGTTATAATTTCACTTTCGCTTAACTTGAGATCTTTTATTTGGTTGACAAAGTCTTGCGTGTTCTTGATGTGATGAGGTGACCGACCAACTAAAGGGCCaagtctatcacgtgaccagtccaacgggtcagttgcctgatgaagtctggtggttccagacgcaacgtcgcaatagttgcaaaaagtaagttccagtattagatttaattccaaaactctgtttgaaactactggatgactaagaacattcactcatttgtgTTGCACATTTACTTCCGTCACCTCTAAATCCAAGATAACATCCAAAATGATCTCCACTTTCACATACTACAATTAATATCAATACGTGATTACGACGCGAGTGAAATTAGAGAAAAGATAATTCATTTTTCTACATTATTAATTCACCCaacaaaaactaaaataatataaaccacataaaattgtatattcatacgtagtggtataaattaaattagaagaattttttgacttcaacactacttaaaatttgatcgcttaccgggagcgctttcacagtaccaactgcgtcctcagccggatgttatggctctgatgatttgTTAACAAGCCATAAATCaacagagccataacatccggctgaggacgcagttggtactgtgaaagcgctcccggtaagcgatcaaattttaagtagtgttgaagtcaaaaaattcttctaatttaataTAAACCATGTTTTCTATGTTCCAGaatcatgtttaaaaaataatagtTAAAATGTAATAACCCAAGCAAAAAattaggcatgagtcatgcccatgcACATGCCCAGATCTTGCCAAGAACATGacctattttcgctagcaacaGGGATGAATTTAGATATATAATTATTTAGAACGGTTATACGAGAAAGTTAATAAACGCACCCGGGCAACATTTTACATGTGTTTGTCTAGAACAATGACCTTGAAAGAATGAAGTCGAAGTTTAAAGTAAATTAAATGTATCGTCAAAAATTGCTATTCaatgataatcaattatcaaatttatgttctaaATGTTTGCATGTAAGAATTGCAGTAGTCATTAAACTACGCCCAGCAGAGTACAATAACATGATTAACTaaatttaatattattgtaaactccacaaataaataattatgtaaGTAATTGCTATATTCTTGGGAAATAGCCTTCAGCAAAGAGTCTAGCTGTCCTTGAAACATTTGTTTTCGTTTCAGTTCACATTCTAATAGGAACATAATAAAAAGCAGTTACTTATTCTATCATGTAATTGATTTAGTGAAGGTGCAGCGTGGGTATCATTAGTCAGGGTAAATTTATTAAGTACTGCGTAAACTATTTTCCTGAGCTTACCTAAAAAGAGGCACAACAATAATCTTTGGGCTTTTATATCTATTTATTGTAACATTGCGTAAGCAAAAATATGACAATACTttcatttttaaatcaaaatatagTAAAACAAAATTATAGATTTTATTTTCGTGAAAACTGGTGAAAGGTGACCTTTTGTAATTTTGGTATTAAGGCGGTAGCAACGGATATCTGTCCATCTCATTCTTAATTATGTTCTCCCCTAAAACATTCTGCTTTCCTGTATCATAATTCGGAAACTGTCTATTGATTGCATTATGTTACCacgttcaaaagaaatacccccctaaaattacaaaacatttctttgcataacttgacatacattttgttgatttgaaaaattcgaaAAGTTgtaaatagaggaatcgttttgcaACCCTCCTAAAGTTTCCCAAAACATTCATAATCTCCGAAGCTAATGTAGTCATCATGATGAAAATTTGGTAAAGATCATTCAAAATTGTTCAAACTATATTGATTCAGTATGACAATATCCAAAATATGTTTAGATCCATCCAAATTGTCCCTGCTGGTCATTTGATACTGTTTTCAGCTCCCGCATTCAAAACTGGTTGCGCTTTTTGCATTCATATCGTATGTTTAGATATCAAAATATCGAGAATTCAATATTACAGGTAAACAGTTATGTCAAGGAAGATCCTGAATTCTAATAAGCCGCATTTACATTTAATCATTTTCCACATACAAATTTGTGGCACTCATTGATTTCTCTGTTATGTTGACTGCTCAGTTGATTGCAAATAAGAAAATGGGCAGCGCACTTTTAAAAATTCACGATGCCCACAAGCAAGCAAAGAAAGTAACTTGTCTATGGGGAGATGTTAGAATTAACTTGTGCAATGAACATATAACACTTTCAATGATAAAATATGTCAAAGAATTAAAATCGGATAGATGGGTGGAATAGATAGGATATTTGGGTCACGTCCCCTATTGTGTCGTAGCTTCTTGATAAAGTGTCCATCATGCATATTGGGCAGGCAATATGTGATCCCGATGCCtcatgacaaaaacaaaaaagaagaagaagaaacggtAGCTGTTATTAcaacttactacaattgttttagtcattttaagcgATGGATTGGCCACAAGTTGCTTTGGTGGCAGATTGGGACCAAATTTCCGTTCTCTGAACccgaatcaatcaatcattctgCCTTTTCCATTCTCTATGtacgtttttttttattaattcaaaCTTAGACTTATAAGAGTGTTCCACATACAAGATTGCCTCTGCAACTTTATTCATGATTCCGCATAGAACGATAATTTGGCTCATACACATCCCACTCTCCCCACACCCACATACATGGTACACATCCATTTTTCATTTTGCGCTCCTTGAAAGCACCGCATCGTCTACACATCGTGACCATATTCCAACGAACTTGATTACTTTCTCCACACAAGCATGTACTTGAGTGTTCTGCAATCTAATGTTTTTGTCTTTAGGCAAAATGACCTACATACAAAGACCAAAGTTTATCAAATATGAGATTTCGTTTGTTTATTAGTCTATATCCTCGTGAATTGACGCACACATGCAATGTTatcttttattttgtatttttgccaCAACTACGcttataacaaaatatattaaaaagtaggcctatttgacaataattattttattctGGTATATTTGAAATCAGAGtaacaaaaaatgcatttcaatAGAACCCAAATACTTTGTTATTCTGCGCTTGGCAAATTTTCTAAATTGTTTTAGAAGATCATTAATTCTGAACACTATCCATTCGCTGCATTGTTGACTTGTTTACTGCATTTGACTTTGGAACTAATTTTGCAGACTAACTCAAAGAAACCTGCAACCAATACAAGTAAAAAACGCAATAACTGCTTGGTAATTTATTTGCACTGAGACAATGCGTTATTACTTGGGAAGGGACAGTATGGTCCTGTAACTGGCCATGATACTCTTAGGATTATGAATGTTGCCAACTAGCAGCCACCATTGGCAGTCACTGGCATATCTTGAAACTCATATGTGTCGATGTCCGTGCCATTGGCAGAGCTTTAAACCATCCGTATTCTTGTCCGTGTGTATATACAATTTTGCCAATATCATTACGAAAAATAACATGATGGCACGACAATTAGGCTACTTTTATGTGTTTTGATTTTGCAGTTTGGATTTAGTATTTTCTGCTTATAATGAAGCGTGTGAGTTAAAGACAGATGcaatattttcataatattttgctatcttacattacatcacattagAACAAAACAGAGCAAAAAACGGGTTTAGgctttttgtattgtattttttagGATTTATggtatgcctcaaatcactaattctTTTTTGTAGAGtaggtaaaacattttaatatgttatgTTTCCGGAAAATAATAGACTCATTTTTATAGGATTTATTGATTACATATTGCTTATATATCCCTTGATAAATGTATCGATTCATTTTTTCAAGATGTCATTTTGTTTTCTGTTTCTCCAATTCACGAACAAATGCAGATAAGATGCATGCTTTAAAATATTTCAAGTCGTGCGCGAGTATTGTCTTGAGGCTCGGCAGTAACGTCAATGCTGTGCATGCGCAGGCTGTGCGATTAACTTGAGGTGATCCAAGGAATATACGGTACATCAGCGACCTCtgtttttctttgtttatttatttatttatttatttatttatatttgtttttgagTGCTTTTGCTGACTGTTATTCTTGCTTCTGATCTATGAATAATTTTGAGTCAAATGATGTTGTGCAATCCCAAATAAAGTGTTCATTCCACATTTCATTGTTTCCTAACATAAATGATATAGTCCTACAACGGTGCTAAACATTCCACTTTATGTAATGATAATCAGGAAACTTTATACGTTTCCCACACATAATGTGAATTCCTTATTTCAATTTCTCCTTTGACATTTTCCTTACGCTACAAAAAATACAAGAAGCAAGAGAGTTGCTACAAATCAAAAGATGTGGAAAAATTACGCAGCACACGTAATTTCAACGGAGGAATCTTAAACATTGCGTTGTCACCCTTGGGCGTTTGATTCTGACAGTCAAGGCGATGGATTTCTCGATGTCTTTGGCGATTTCTCTGGCGACGTATTTAAGATCGACTGAATTTCATGATACTTTTAAGTAAGCCTTAAGGTGTGGCGGTCACGGTAGCGGCACTACAGGCCAACATTACATATGATCCTGATAAACACATGGAGTTGAATATAAATAAAGTGTTTTTAACTGGCAAATGTTTCAGTAGATTTGGTTTG is a window from the Amphiura filiformis chromosome 12, Afil_fr2py, whole genome shotgun sequence genome containing:
- the LOC140166702 gene encoding uncharacterized protein, with protein sequence MGSPVSPIVVNLCMESFEQQALKSYPGTKPRVWLRFVDDTFVILNRSELDGFFEHINSVDDNIKFTQELCKDNTLAFLDCLISVQSDGTLTSKVYRKPTHTDHYLQFGSHHPRVHKLGVIRTLQYRADTIISDSEQVPEEKDHIKTALNNCGYPDWAFLKATKSKEPKTGGASGQTNRARVTIPYISGISERVKNHFKSFGISTSFKPVNTLRGKLVNVKDKQPKDKRSNLVYGVVCGDTDCSAAYVGETKQALKPRIGQHRRPSTNEAQNSAVYLHLKDTGHSIKNEKSLFLIGGTMA